From a region of the Chiloscyllium punctatum isolate Juve2018m chromosome 1, sChiPun1.3, whole genome shotgun sequence genome:
- the LOC140454371 gene encoding flavin reductase (NADPH)-like has product MKLLILGATGQTGQLLVRQALDQGHVVKAVVRTPSKLTIQHDNLKVVKANIFSAESLVEHFNEQDAIMSCLGFPMSIFSDVTGYTESIEAVALAMREAKVTRLIAMTSWYTKPETAQEASWTIRWVLIPLIRKLLINMDEMENYLNNDCQDLRWTVVRPPGLQNAPKTDKEILTHEGYFVPGPDGIPIGNSVTRGDVARFMLSLIEEDSWVKKAVAMITK; this is encoded by the exons ATGAAGCTCTTGATACTTGGGGCCACAGGACAAACAGGCCAGTTATTAGTGAGACAAGCACTAGATCAGGGCCATGTGGTGAAGGCTGTTGTAAGAACTCCCAGCAAGCTGACCATTCAGCATGACAACCTGAAG GTGGTGAAAGCAAATATCTTCTCAGCTGAAAGCCTTGTGGAGCACTTCAATGAACAGGATGCCATCATGTCCTGTCTTGGATTCCCAATGAGCATATTTTCTGATGTTACAGGATATACAGAATCAATAGAAGCTGTAGCTCTTGCTATGCGTGAAGCAAAAGTGACACGACTTATAGCAATGACATCCTGGTACACGAAAC CTGAAACTGCTCAGGAGGCTTCCTGGACAATTCGGTGGGTCTTGATTCCCCTCATCCGCAAATTGCTGATCAACATGGACGAGATGGAGAATTATCTGAACAATGACTGCCAAGACCTCAGGTGGACTGTAGTGAGACCACCAGGACTTCAGAATGCACCAAAAACAG ACAAAGAAATATTAACTCATGAAGGGTACTTTGTGCCAGGTCCAGATGGAATTCCCATTGGAAATTCAGTGACACGAGGAGATGTTGCTCGCTTTATGCTGTCACTCATCGAAGAAGATTCGTGGGTTAAGAAGGCAGTAGCCATGATAACAAAATGA